A genomic window from Salvelinus namaycush isolate Seneca chromosome 21, SaNama_1.0, whole genome shotgun sequence includes:
- the LOC120065941 gene encoding DNA-binding protein RFX7-like encodes MSSSRTQQMYAFNWIRNHLEEHPETSLPKQEVYDEYKSYCDSLAYHPLSAADFGKIMKHVFPNMKARRLGMRGKSKYCYSGLRKKAFVHMPSLPNLDLQKSGDGCEPMEPSSGQSPSAEDEMRSAACGLVCEWAQKVLSRQFDAVEDLARFLLNSHYIGTKSMAAITVMTGTPTGLKTPTPTSAFMPTSEASSFQPQVKTLASPSVDAKQQLQRKIQKKQQEQKLQSPLPGEAQGQNQARRTEASTPGPAIPCGSPALLSPQPTIGIVVAAVPSPITVQRSRQLMTSPSPVGSAEGKVMPTVNFQVVTHTQSLTHRQSPKAPQNISASPVGDRLARHRYPQILPKPSATGAITLRSPPTLLITNSPMKTHHVIQPQFSSHVNVVKMTAVSLTPSNTISTSSNSMVLKPASASAGVGTTTTTTFTTIAALEEVQQQGQSQGGPPATPQCPVVRPDAPASTPTPTVAPEAIITDNNPGSNSDKRSTIQKSPGGSKGPERATKYRASSEPSLLVICSPGPDRVADRTKSYPSSSSPPTSATNAATIRVETKQDSNNNSSIATTCHQESTFYLTVVPSANQNAPNVSGKSSSSNGLSAVTLLSAKDSSSCASGSKSPRKRTGPGLDSTHVIPVKRVFISQQPLGVTFDPKPGVPATVKRVPARQGTPARPESAPCRVTVKQHLVPTQILALSDSPVTNAEISSFSSQTGSVKPRSSSLLLVKQEDQSSLTLRLSTVSSHTSTTEASGAQQHSEASVSAMAVGAQQHSEASVSAMAVGAQQHSVSAMAVGAQQHSEASVSVMAVGAQQHSEASVSVMAVGAQQHSEASVSVMAVGAQQHSEASVSAMAVGAQQHSEASVSVMAVGAQQHSVSAMAVGAQQHSVSAMAVGAQQHSEASVSVMAVGAQQHSEASVSVMAVGAQQHSEASVSAMAVGAQQHSEASVSVMAVGAQQHSEASVSVMAVGAQQHSEASVSVMAVGAQQHSVSAMAVGAQQHSEASVSAMAVGAQQHSEASVSVMAVGAQQHSEASVSAMAVGAQQHSEASVSVMAVGAQQHSVSVMAVGAQQHSEASVSAMAVGAQQHSEASVSVMAVGAQQHSEASVSVMAVGAQQHSEASVSAMAVGAQQHSEASVSAMAVGAQQHSVSVMAVGAQQHSEASVSAMAVGAQQHSVSVMAVGAQQHSVSAMAVGAQQHSVSAMAVGAQQHSVSAMAVGAQQHSVSAMAVGAQQHSVSAMAVGAQQHSVSAMAVGAQQHSVSAMAVGAQQHSVSAMAVGAQQHSVSAMAVGAQQHSVSAMAVGAQQHSVSAMGNMNSTMLEESALGLLEELQKQAFTQTIAADHTKQQTLGSTDQHQLSNIMSQTSDSSDQLSGLHQEMVDFTSSSSQHGSTMDYFSFNDDDMTQDSIVEELVQMEEQMKLKGLQPLFSSCVDNMSLQGLPGGPQGPILNTHHQGGSSSFYQSAHSSTTPIQTPTLTPTPTPTEMTLGGYGLTRESPCCHHSMAPITPVEGPLGGRHTPISALSNCSSGIPPSPVECRNPFAFTPINSSMTGGHHDASVMSVSSSPIKPMQRPMATHPDKAKLEWINNRYNSSGTEATGEVGAGPGSGLSISNHSLGGLLPSYQDLVDDHFRKPHAFAVPGHSGQSFQAQSRQQDGSHFEHLTLISPVQQQLTGVSTTPTNTATKQDESFAVPAPLDSKGGALSSGGGTFRCRSVSPAVRQMTFSGTDTTIGTVTTPGTGTTTRLVVSQFSSPMTSQEILSILSNSQSVGGNLHSMAQRSQSVPLNIMMQSVVEMQGIQGQNHSNATKITNVLLSKMDSDVNDAVRGLGINNLPSNYTARMNLTQMLETQSQSQTAPGGFTAGGDGGGNAHQSQLQTVSSSPASFELQQHGGYLTSTGGGGGDMSFNQAQSGPGGEDVDLELQQIQELQEASGQLHPQLLQTQARLLQSPQLQSPHPQLQSPHSQLQSPHPQLQSPHPQLQSPQLQSPHPQLQSPHPQLQSPHPQLRSPHPQLQSPQLQSPHPQLQIPQLQSPHPQLQSPQLQSPQLQSPHPQLRSPHPQLRSPHPQLQSPQLQSPHPQLQSPQLQSPQLQSPHPQLQSPHSQLQSPHPQLQSPHSQLQSQQLQNPHPQSPQLQSPHSQLQSPHSQLQSPHSQLQSPQLRSPHPQLQSPQLQSPHPQLQSPHPQLQSPHSQLQSPHSQLQSPQALLQIPQAQAGFQLLQPITTHQQQQQQDEEDKAQQQLDFNNTVKDLLGDDGLNVHAEGLNPSSQLVGQVASELNAAVASDFTNDIRLTSDLSSSITDLNTLDADLLFDPSNQQQEQYEDATLEELKNDPLFQQICSDTVNSSFDWLESQDQPTTVEMLG; translated from the exons ATGTCGTCCAGTCGAACACAACAGATGTACGCTTTCAACTGGATCCGGAATCACCTAGAGGAGCACCCTGAGACATCACTGCCAAAGCAAGAGGTGTACGACGAGTACAA GAGCTACTGTGACAGTCTTGCCTACCACCCATTGAGTGCTGCAGACTTTGGAAAAATCATGAAGCATGTCTTTCCCAACATGAAGGCTCGCCGCCTGGGCATGAGGGGCAAATCTAAATACTGTTATAGTGGACTGAGGAAGAAAGCTTTTGTTCACATGCCTTCTCTGCCCAACTTGGACTTACAAAAATCAGGCGACGGG TGTGAGCCAATGGAGCCGTCATCGGGCCAGTCTCCCAGTGCAGAGGATGAGATGCGCTCAGCGGCCTGTGGCCTGGTGTGTGAGTGGGCTCAGAAGGTCCTCAGCAGACAGTTTGATGCCGTGGAGGACCTGGCCCGCTTCCTGCTCAACAGTCATTACATAGGAACCAAGTCTATGGCTGCCATCACCGTCATGACTGGGACTCCCACAG GTCTGAAGACGCCCACGCCAACCTCTGCGTTCATGCCCACGTCCGAGGCCTCGTCCTTCCAGCCGCAGGTGAAGACGCTGGCTTCTCCCTCGGTGGACGCCAAGCAGCAGCTCCAGAGGAAGATCCAGAAGAAACAGCAGGAGCAGAAGCTCCAGTCCCCCCTGCCTGGAGAGGCCCAGGGACAGAACCAGGCCAGGAGGACCGAGGCCAGTACCCCAGGGCCAGCTATCCCCTGTGGAAGTCCAGCTCTGCTCTCACCACAACCTACCATTGGTATTGTGGTGGCAGCCGTCCCCAGCCCCATCACG GTCCAGAGGAGCAGGCAGCTGATGACTTCCCCTAGCCCGGTGGGGTCCGCCGAGGGGAAGGTCATGCCAACGGTCAACTTCCAGGTGGTCACCCACACCCAGTCTCTGACCCACAGACAGTCCCCTAAAGCACCCCAGAACATCTCAGCCAGCCCCGTGGGAGACCGCCTGGCTAGGCACAG GTACCCCCAGATCCTCCCCAAGCCCTCTGCCACGGGGGCCATCACCCTGCGTTCGCCCCCCACCCTGCTCATCACCAACAGCCCCATGAAGACCCACCACGTGATCCAGCCCCAGTTCAGCTCCCACGTCAACGTGGTCAAGATGACCGCCGTCTCCTTGACCCCGAGCAACACTATCAGTACCAGCAGTAACAGTATGGTCCTCAAGCCGGCTTCAGCCTCGGCCGGGGTGggaaccaccaccaccaccacctttaCCACCATCGCTGCCCTAGAGGAGGTCCAGCAACAGGGACAGAGCCAGGGAGGCCCCCCAGCCACCCCACAGTGCCCTGTAGTACGGCCTGACGCCCCAGCCTCCACCCCTACTCCCACAGTGGCTCCTGAGGCCATCATCACTGACAATAATCCGGGCTCTAACTCTGATAAACGGAGTACCATACAGAAGTCCCCCGGTGGGTCCAAGGGTCCAGAGAGGGCCACTAAGTACCGAGCGTCCAGCGAACCCTCGCTCCTGGTCATATGCTCACCGGGACCTGACAGAGTGGCCGACAGGACCAAAAGCTACCCCTCCTctagctcccctcccacctcTGCCACCAATGCAGCGACTATTAGGGTAGAGACCAAGCAGGACAGCAATAACAACAGCAGCATTGCCACCACCTGTCACCAAGAAAGTACTTTTTATCTGACTGTTGTGCCCTCGGCCAATCAGAACGCTCCTAACGTCAGCGGAAAGTCCTCCTCGTCCAATGGCTTATCGGCTGTTACCCTATTGTCTGCTAAAGACTCCTCCTCCTGTGCGTCAGGTTCTAAGAGTCCCCGGAAGCGAACCGGCCCTGGTCTGGATTCCACCCACGTGATCCCTGTGAAGCGTGTCTTCATCTCCCAGCAACCTTTAGGTGTGACCTTTGACCCCAAACCAGGGGTTCCCGCCACCGTCAAGAGGGTCCCAGCCAGACAAGGCACCCCCGCCCGACCAGAGAGCGCCCCCTGTCGAGTGACGGTGAAACAACACCTAGTGCCCACGCAGATCCTGGCGCTGTCTGACTCGCCCGTCACAAACGCAGAgatctcctccttctcctctcagaCTGGCAGTGTGAAGCCCAGGTCCTCCTCGTTGCTGCTAGTGAAACAGGAAGACCAGTCCTCTCTAACTCTACGTCTCAGCACTGTCAGCAGTCACACCAGCACCACTGAAGCCTCTG GAGCACAGCAACACTCTGAGGCCTCTGTCTCTGCGATGGCGGTAGGAGCACAGCAACACTCTGAGGCCTCTGTCTCTGCGATGGCGGTAGGGGCACAGCAACACTCTGTCTCTGCGATGGCGGTAGGGGCACAGCAACACTCTGAGGCCTCTGTCTCTGTGATGGCGGTAGGGGCACAGCAACACTCTGAGGCCTCTGTCTCTGTGATGGCGGTAGGAGCACAGCAACACTCTGAGGCCTCTGTCTCTGTGATGGCGGTAGGGGCACAGCAACACTCTGAGGCCTCTGTCTCTGCGATGGCGGTAGGGGCACAGCAACACTCTGAGGCCTCTGTCTCTGTGATGGCGGTAGGAGCACAGCAACACTCTGTCTCTGCGATGGCGGTAGGGGCACAGCAACACTCTGTCTCTGCGATGGCGGTAGGGGCACAGCAACACTCTGAGGCCTCTGTCTCTGTGATGGCGGTAGGGGCACAGCAACACTCTGAGGCCTCTGTCTCTGTGATGGCGGTAGGGGCACAGCAACACTCTGAGGCCTCTGTCTCTGCGATGGCGGTAGGGGCACAGCAACACTCTGAGGCCTCTGTCTCTGTGATGGCGGTAGGGGCACAGCAACACTCTGAGGCCTCTGTCTCTGTGATGGCGGTAGGGGCACAGCAACACTCTGAGGCCTCTGTCTCTGTGATGGCGGTAGGAGCACAGCAACACTCTGTCTCTGCGATGGCGGTAGGGGCACAGCAACACTCTGAGGCCTCTGTCTCTGCGATGGCGGTAGGGGCACAGCAACACTCTGAGGCCTCTGTCTCTGTGATGGCGGTAGGGGCACAGCAACACTCTGAGGCCTCTGTCTCTGCGATGGCGGTAGGGGCACAGCAACACTCTGAGGCCTCTGTCTCTGTGATGGCGGTAGGAGCACAGCAACACTCTGTCTCTGTGATGGCGGTAGGGGCACAGCAACACTCTGAGGCCTCTGTCTCTGCGATGGCGGTAGGGGCACAGCAACACTCTGAGGCCTCTGTCTCTGTGATGGCGGTAGGGGCACAGCAACACTCTGAGGCCTCTGTCTCTGTGATGGCGGTAGGAGCACAGCAACACTCTGAGGCCTCTGTCTCTGCGATGGCGGTAGGGGCACAGCAACACTCTGAGGCCTCTGTCTCTGCGATGGCGGTAGGAGCACAGCAACACTCTGTCTCTGTGATGGCGGTAGGAGCACAGCAACACTCTGAGGCCTCTGTCTCTGCGATGGCGGTAGGAGCACAGCAACACTCTGTCTCTGTGATGGCGGTAGGAGCACAGCAACACTCTGTCTCTGCGATGGCGGTAGGAGCACAGCAACACTCTGTCTCTGCGATGGCGGTAGGAGCACAGCAACACTCTGTCTCTGCGATGGCGGTAGGAGCACAGCAACACTCTGTCTCTGCGATGGCGGTAGGAGCACAGCAACACTCTGTCTCTGCGATGGCGGTAGGAGCACAGCAACACTCTGTCTCTGCGATGGCGGTAGGAGCACAGCAACACTCTGTCTCTGCGATGGCGGTAGGAGCACAGCAACACTCTGTCTCTGCGATGGCGGTAGGAGCACAGCAACACTCTGTCTCTGCGATGGCGGTAGGAGCACAGCAACACTCTGTCTCTGCGATGGCGGTAGGAGCACAGCAACACTCTGTCTCTGCGATGGGGAACATGAATAGCACAATGTTGGAAGAGTCAGCCTTAGGACTTCTGGAAGAGCTGCAGAAACAGGCCTTCACTCAGACT ATAGCAGCAGACCACACCAAGCAGCAGACCCTGGGTTCTACCGACCAACACCAACTCTCCAACATCATGTCCCAGACCTCAGACTCCTCTGATCAGTTATCTGGTCTTCACCAGGAGATGGTGGACTTTACCTCCTCATCCTCCCAGCACGGCTCCACCATGGACTATTTCTCATTTAACGATGATGATATGACCCAGGACAGCATAGTAGAGGAACTGGTACAGATGGAAGAACAGATGAAGCTGAAGGGCCTCCAGCCGCTGTTCAGTAGCTGTGTGGATAATATGTCTCTCCAGGGCCTGCCTGGGGGCCCTCAGGGGCCCATCCTCAACACCCACCACCAGGGGGGTAGCTCCTCTTTCTACCAGTCTGCCCATAGCAGCACAACCCCCATCCAGACCCCCACCCTGACTCCAACTCCTACCCCCACGGAAATGACTCTCGGCGGGTACGGGCTGACCAGAGAGAGCCCCTGCTGCCATCACAGCATGGCCCCTATCACGCCCGTGGAGGGGCCTCTAGGAGGCCGACACACCCCTATAAGCGCTCTGTCTAACTGTTCTAGCGGCATCCCGCCCAGCCCGGTGGAGTGCAGGAACCCGTTTGCCTTCACCCCTATCAACTCCAGCATGACAGGGGGTCACCACGATGCCTCCGTGATGTCTGTCTCCTCCAGTCCCATCAAGCCCATGCAGAGACCCATGGCCACGCACCCAGACAAGGCTAAACTGGAGTGGATCAACAACCGCTACAACAGTAGTGGTACTGAAGCTACTGGAGAAGTCGGCGCAGGACCAGGGTCTGGGTTATCCATCTCGAACCACAGCCTTGGTGGACTCCTGCCTAGTTACCAGGATCTAGTGGACGATCACTTCCGTAAGCCGCACGCCTTCGCTGTCCCGGGCCACAGCGGCCAGTCTTTCCAGGCCCAGTCCAGACAGCAGGACGGCAGCCATTTTGAACATCTCACACTCATCTCTCCGGTGCAACAGCAGTTGACCGGTGTATCGACCACACCCACCAACACGGCAACCAAACAGGACGAGAGCTTCGCTGTGCCCGCCCCTCTGGACAGCAAGGGTGGAGCCTTGTCATCAGGGGGCGGGACGTTCCGTTGTCGCAGCGTCAGTCCCGCCGTGCGTCAGATGACCTTCAGCGGTACCGACACAACCATTGGTACCGTCACAACCCCCGGCACCGGTACTACCACTCGATTGGTTGTCTCGCAGTTTAGTTCCCCCATGACCTCACAGGAAATACTCAGCATCCTGTCCAACAGCCAATCGGTGGGCGGCAACCTCCACAGCATGGCCCAGCGCAGCCAATCGGTGCCCTTAAACATCATGATGCAGAGCGTTGTGGAGATGCAGGGCATCCAGGGACAGAACCATAGTAATGCCACTAAGATCACCAACGTTCTCCTGAGTAAGATGGACTCTGACGTGAACGACGCTGTGAGGGGCCTGGGCATCAACAACCTCCCTTCCAACTATACCGCCCGCATGAACCTCACCCAGATGCTGGAGACCCAGTCTCAGAGTCAGACTGCCCCTGGTGGCTTCACcgctggaggagatggaggagggaacGCCCATCAGTCTCAGCTGCAGACTGTCAGCTCCAGCCCTGCCTCTTTCGAGCTCCAGCAGCACGGGGGCTACCTCACCAGTACCGGAGGAGGCGGGGGGGACATGAGCTTCAACCAAGCACAATCAGGCCCTGGCGGTGAGGATGTGGACCTGGAGCTACAGCAGATCCAGGAGCTTCAGGAGGCCTCTGGACAGCTCCATCCCCAGCTACTACAAACCCAGGCTAGGCTGCTCCAGAGTCCCCAGCTCCAGAGTCCCCACCCCCAGCTCCAGAGTCCCCACTCCCAGCTCCAGAGTCCCCACCCCCAGCTCCAGAGTCCCCACCCCCAGCTCCAGAGTCCCCAGCTCCAGAGTCCCCACCCCCAGCTCCAGAGTCCCCACCCCCAGCTCCAGAGTCCCCACCCCCAGCTCCGGAGTCCCCACCCCCAGCTCCAGAGTCCCCAGCTCCAGAGTCCCCACCCCCAGCTCCAGATTCCCCAGCTCCAGAGTCCTCACCCCCAGCTCCAGAGTCCCCAGCTCCAGAGTCCCCAGCTCCAGAGTCCCCACCCCCAGCTCCGGAGTCCCCACCCCCAGCTCCGGAGTCCCCACCCCCAGCTCCAGAGTCCCCAGCTCCAGAGTCCCCACCCCCAGCTCCAGAGTCCCCAGCTCCAGAGTCCCCAGCTCCAGAGTCCCCACCCCCAGCTCCAGAGTCCCCACTCCCAGCTCCAGAGTCCCCACCCCCAGCTCCAGAGTCCCCACTCCCAGCTCCAGAGTCAACAGCTCCAGAATCCCCACCCCCAGAGTCCCCAGCTCCAGAGTCCCCACTCCCAGCTCCAGAGTCCCCACTCCCAGCTCCAGAGTCCCCACTCCCAGCTCCAGAGTCCCCAGCTCCGGAGTCCCCACCCCCAGCTCCAGAGTCCCCAGCTCCAGAGTCCCCACCCCCAGCTCCAGAGTCCCCACCCCCAGCTCCAGAGTCCCCACTCCCAGCTCCAGAGTCCCCACTCCCAGCTCCAGAGTCCTCAGGCCCTGCTCCAGATTCCTCAGGCCCAGGCCGGGTTCCAACTCCTCCAGCCCATCACCACCcaccagcagcaacaacaacaggatGAAGAAGACAAGGCACAACAACAGCTAGACTTcaacaacactgttaaagaccTGTTAGGTGACGACGGTCTCAACGTCCACGCTGAAGGCCTCAACCCTAGCTCTCAGCTGGTTGGTCAGGTGGCCTCGGAACTCAACGCCGCTGTGGCGTCCGACTTCACCAACGACATCAGGCTGACCTCCGACCTCTCCAGTAGCATCACAGACCTGAACACGTTGGACGCCGACCTGCTGTTCGATCCGTCCAATCAGCAGCAAGAACAGTACGAAGACGCCACACTGGAAGAGCTGAAGAACGATCCTCTGTTTCAGCAGATATGTAGTGATACTGTGAACTCCTCGTTCGACTGGCTAGAGAGCCAAGACCagcctactacagtagagatgttGGGCTAA